From Candidatus Methanoplasma cognatum, one genomic window encodes:
- a CDS encoding very short patch repair endonuclease gives MIIWRKIDNKGPYYMPKRTAYVRDKRSPLPKNEVVSKVMSSNKSKDTGPEMMLRKSLKENGAGGYRLRWKVPGKPDIAYPGKKIAIFVNGCFWHRCPHCNLPLPKSNTDFWSDKFEKNKERDRIKTALLEEKGWAVITVWECGINSNLKSIVDTILSTLNER, from the coding sequence GTGATAATATGGAGAAAAATCGATAACAAAGGACCTTATTATATGCCCAAACGAACCGCATACGTACGTGACAAGCGTTCTCCTCTTCCAAAGAACGAAGTAGTCTCAAAAGTAATGAGCTCTAATAAATCGAAGGACACCGGGCCGGAGATGATGCTTCGGAAATCGCTCAAGGAGAACGGAGCAGGAGGATACAGGCTCCGATGGAAAGTCCCTGGAAAGCCAGACATAGCTTATCCGGGAAAAAAGATTGCCATATTCGTGAACGGCTGTTTTTGGCACAGATGTCCCCATTGCAATCTACCTCTCCCAAAAAGCAATACTGATTTCTGGAGTGACAAGTTCGAAAAGAACAAAGAAAGGGATCGAATAAAGACAGCTCTCCTCGAAGAAAAGGGCTGGGCCGTCATTACTGTCTGGGAATGTGGGATCAATAGTAATTTAAAGTCGATCGTCGATACGATACTATCGACCCTAAATGAAAGGTGA
- the dcm gene encoding DNA (cytosine-5-)-methyltransferase, with amino-acid sequence MRMRVVELFAGVGGFRLGLERASSKFEIVWSNQWEPGSKSQYAFDCYQQHYGISEFHVNEDVGIARENVRDHDLLVGGFPCQDYSVARTQAKGIEGKKGVLWWHIDYIIDKKRPKYILLENVDRLTRSPAGQRGRDFGIILRCLAEKGYDVEWRVINAAEYGFSQRRRRVFIFAYHKGTDYYKRIRGADRKRLLSTDGFFAKEFPMKRPDPKRSASFFIGKTRYPSLADISNDFAEHLYNGGIMRSYHVYTRECLPEYNGAIGTLSEILEETVDKEYYVADTSKWKELKGSKKLERVSKDGIKYSYSEGSMAFPDHLDRPARTMLTSEGTVNRSSHIIKDDTGGYRILTPIECERINGFDDDWTKAMPERFRYFVMGNALVVPLVEKMGRRLIEIDSIVKGPS; translated from the coding sequence ATGAGGATGCGTGTCGTGGAGTTGTTCGCAGGAGTGGGCGGGTTCCGCCTTGGTCTGGAGAGGGCATCCTCTAAGTTTGAGATAGTATGGTCTAATCAGTGGGAGCCTGGGAGCAAATCCCAATACGCATTCGATTGCTATCAGCAGCACTATGGCATCTCCGAATTCCATGTCAATGAGGACGTGGGCATCGCAAGGGAGAACGTAAGGGACCATGATCTTTTAGTAGGCGGCTTCCCATGTCAGGACTATTCTGTAGCACGAACGCAGGCAAAGGGAATAGAGGGGAAAAAAGGTGTCCTTTGGTGGCATATTGATTACATCATCGACAAAAAGCGCCCCAAATATATCTTGCTGGAGAATGTTGACAGACTGACTCGCTCGCCTGCGGGCCAGAGGGGCAGGGATTTCGGCATCATACTGCGATGTCTTGCGGAGAAAGGATATGACGTGGAATGGAGAGTGATCAACGCAGCAGAGTATGGTTTCTCTCAAAGAAGACGCCGTGTGTTCATATTCGCATATCACAAGGGCACAGATTACTATAAACGTATTCGGGGGGCCGACAGGAAGAGACTGCTCAGCACCGATGGTTTCTTTGCTAAAGAATTCCCAATGAAAAGACCAGACCCGAAGAGGTCCGCTTCATTCTTCATTGGAAAGACGAGATACCCCTCGTTGGCCGACATCTCTAATGACTTTGCAGAACACCTCTACAACGGGGGGATAATGAGGTCTTATCACGTTTACACAAGAGAGTGCCTTCCCGAATATAACGGGGCTATAGGGACCCTCAGTGAGATACTTGAGGAAACGGTCGATAAGGAATACTATGTTGCTGACACCAGCAAATGGAAGGAACTGAAGGGGTCAAAAAAGCTAGAAAGGGTCAGTAAGGATGGGATAAAATACAGCTATTCCGAGGGGAGCATGGCATTCCCGGACCATCTAGACAGACCGGCACGTACCATGTTGACAAGTGAGGGCACAGTCAACAGAAGTTCCCATATCATCAAAGACGATACTGGCGGATACCGCATCCTTACTCCAATTGAGTGTGAAAGGATCAACGGTTTCGATGATGATTGGACGAAGGCTATGCCTGAGAGATTCAGGTACTTCGTAATGGGGAACGCATTGGTCGTGCCGCTGGTGGAAAAAATGGGAAGAAGACTCATCGAGATTGATTCGATTGTAAAGGGGCCCTCATAA